In Brachybacterium fresconis, the genomic stretch GGGAGGACAGGCGCAGGTTCGCGATCATCAGCAGGACGGTCAGCAGGAACAGGACGATGGAGATGGCCGAGGAATAGCCCAGGCGACCGGAGAGCCCGGTGCCCGACTCCCGGATCAGCATCACCAGGGAGCTGGAGCGGCCTCCCGGCCCGCCGGTGCCCCCCGAGAGCACGAAGATCTCGGAGAACACGCGGAATGCGGCCAGGGAGGAGATCACGCCGATCAGGAGCATCGTCGTCCGCATGGCGGGGAGCGTGACGGTGAAGAAGCGCCGCACGGGCGAGGCGCCGTCCATCATGGCGGCCTCGTGCAGCGAGGTCGGCACATTGGCGAGCACGGCGAGGTAGACGACCATGTAGTACCCCAGGCCCTGCCAGACGGTCACGATCATCGAGGAGGCCAGCAGCAGGAACTCGTCGGTCAGGAACGGGATCGGGCTGCTGATCACGCCCAGGGAGGACATGACGGAGTTGACCAGCCCGCGGGAGTCCAGGATCCAGGTCCAGATCAGACCGGTCACCACGACGGAGGCGATCACGGGGGTGTAGACGGCCGTCCGGATCGCGCCGATCCCCGGTACCGCCTTGCGCACCAGCATGGCCAGCAGCAGCGGCAGGACCACCAGCGGCGGGACGGCCCCGACCACGTAGAGCAGGCAGTTGCGCAGAGCGACCCAGAACATGGGATCGGCCAGCAGGTCACGGTAGTTCTGCAACCCGGTGAACGAGCCGCCCACGAGCGGCTGGGCATCGGTGAAGGAGAGCACGATCGTGTTCAGGAAGGGGAAGAGCACGAAGACGATCGCGGCCAGCAGCGCCGGCGCCATGAGCAGCCAGGGCGAGAGCGGGGAGTGGGTGCGCAGCCCGCGACGGCGCTGAGGTCGCGATGCGGCGCGATCGATCGCCGGGGCGTCCGCTGTCGCGGGGGCGACGGTCGTGGACGATGAGGTCATGAGCTGGCTCCGATCAGTCGGTTCGCCTGGCTGACGGACGCCTCGAGCGCGTCCCGGGCGCTGGTCCGGCCGACGACGGCATCCGAGAGCTGGCGCTGCAGTTCGATCCGCATCTCCTCGGTCCAGACCACGGGCTGGTGGTTGCGGGCGTCCTCGACCTGAGCGGCCGAGATGACGCGCACGTGGGTGCCGTCGGCGCCGTCCTCCTCGGTGAAGTAGGGGTCCTCGAGCGCGCCGACGGTCGAGGGGAAGACGTTCACCAGACGGGAGAACTCGGTCTGCTTCTCGGCCCCCGTGACGAATTCCGCGAAGGCAATGGCGACCTCGGGGTGCTCGGTGCGGGAGCTGACCGCGATGCCCTGCGAGGTCATGTTGGCGTGTCCGGTGTTCGTGATCGCCGAGGAGATGCCCAGGTTCTCGTACAGCTGCGGGGCGTTCTCCTTGAAGTTCTCCAGGTCGTAGGCCGAGCCGGGGGAGAAGGCGACCTGGCCGCTCTGGAACCGCTCGCCGGCGGTGGTCGCCGTGAGCACGGTCGCATCGGGCAGCAGCCCCTGGCGCTCGTAGGCCTCGCGGAAGCGCTCGACGAAACCGACGGCGAGATCGTCGTCGAAGATGAAGCGTTCCTCCGCGTCGTCCATCAGCGGCACCCCGTACAGCCCGAAGTCGGCGATGACGGGCAGCTGGCCGATCATGTAGTACTCGCCCTGCGCCGCATCGCCCATCACCAGTGCCTGGTCCAGCAGGTCGTCCCAGGTCTCCGGTGGAGCATCGGGGTCGAGACCGGCATCGGCGAACAGGGAGCGGTTGTAGTACGTCGGACCGGTGTTGAGATACCAGGGGTAGGCGAAGGAGCCGTCGGCGGCCTCGTAGGTGTAGTCCTGCCAGGCGCCGTCGAGATAGGCCTCCGCGGCCTGCGGCCGGGCCTCGGAGAGGTCCAGGAGCAGTCCGGCCCGCGCCAGGGGCAGTGCCAGATCGGGGGCGACGTTGATGACGTCGGGCAGGTCCAGGTTGGCGGCGTCGACCTGGAGGCTGTCGGCGTAGCCGTCGGCGGGTTGATCGACCCAGTCGATCGCGGTTGCCGGGTGAGCTGTGACGAACTCGTCGATCAGCCCCTGGAAGTAGTCGAGATACCCGCTGCGCAGGTTCCAGGTCTGGAAGCGGATGCTCCCTTCCAGCTCGCCGTCGGCAGCGATGGGGCCGGAGGGCACCGTCGGTCCTCCGGTGGGTCGCAGTCCGCAGCCGGACAGGAGCAGCAGGCCGCCCAGCGCGCCGCCTGCCACGAGTCCTCGACGAGTGAGCATGTGCTCCTCCTTTCTCCCGCCATCGGGAAGGGTCGTCAGCACCGACGGTCGGCCTCGGCGATTCGGGAGCCCCGGGGTGCTCCGCACGGACGGAACACCGTGCGGCAGCGCTGACGTCGGAAATCACTGTAGCGCTTAAGTTCGCCACCACTGTAGCGC encodes the following:
- a CDS encoding carbohydrate ABC transporter permease, translated to MTSSSTTVAPATADAPAIDRAASRPQRRRGLRTHSPLSPWLLMAPALLAAIVFVLFPFLNTIVLSFTDAQPLVGGSFTGLQNYRDLLADPMFWVALRNCLLYVVGAVPPLVVLPLLLAMLVRKAVPGIGAIRTAVYTPVIASVVVTGLIWTWILDSRGLVNSVMSSLGVISSPIPFLTDEFLLLASSMIVTVWQGLGYYMVVYLAVLANVPTSLHEAAMMDGASPVRRFFTVTLPAMRTTMLLIGVISSLAAFRVFSEIFVLSGGTGGPGGRSSSLVMLIRESGTGLSGRLGYSSAISIVLFLLTVLLMIANLRLSSRKES
- a CDS encoding extracellular solute-binding protein, with amino-acid sequence MLTRRGLVAGGALGGLLLLSGCGLRPTGGPTVPSGPIAADGELEGSIRFQTWNLRSGYLDYFQGLIDEFVTAHPATAIDWVDQPADGYADSLQVDAANLDLPDVINVAPDLALPLARAGLLLDLSEARPQAAEAYLDGAWQDYTYEAADGSFAYPWYLNTGPTYYNRSLFADAGLDPDAPPETWDDLLDQALVMGDAAQGEYYMIGQLPVIADFGLYGVPLMDDAEERFIFDDDLAVGFVERFREAYERQGLLPDATVLTATTAGERFQSGQVAFSPGSAYDLENFKENAPQLYENLGISSAITNTGHANMTSQGIAVSSRTEHPEVAIAFAEFVTGAEKQTEFSRLVNVFPSTVGALEDPYFTEEDGADGTHVRVISAAQVEDARNHQPVVWTEEMRIELQRQLSDAVVGRTSARDALEASVSQANRLIGASS